In Sparus aurata chromosome 5, fSpaAur1.1, whole genome shotgun sequence, the genomic window TACAGGGATTAATCAAATGTATTCTCCATTCATCCTGTTCACCTTTGATCTTGATTTACTGCTCCATAGGCATTACATCAAAACAACAGCAAGGTCTCATGTCAAACAGCATGCAGACATCTACTTCCTATGGGCTTAATAGATTGTATGCTGTTTGATCTTTTCTCCTTTCAGGCTCCTATATCCCCGAAGGCCTGATGACATCATGTACATGGGATTATGTCACGTACACATTGGCCAATAGGAGCTACACGATGATGctgtgctgttttgttttcttcattccACTGGGAATCATCTTTTACTGCTATCTGTTCATGTTTCTGGCTATACGGAAGACTAGCAGGTACTTCAACTTGTCAGTGTGCTATTTGTGCTTGTGTCGGTGTAGATGCATGAAATATATATGAGTTTGGATAACACTTCAAGAATTCAAAATTGCCTCTGTCAAAGAAAACCATATGAATTTTGTATGatttgctttctcttttttgttgctgttaacAACACTCAGAAGGACTTTCTCAACAATCTGAAAAAGGGCTATCTCTatatagggtttttttttacctcaaaagATGAAGTATGGTGAGAAACTTGATGTACTTTTGGATGCAGGAACAAATAGTGCATCTCAGGAAACTGCACAGCCTGCATACTGTCCGACTGCCTCAGGGCACTGCTGTTTTAGACTAAAGATACAAACTACAAACTTCAGCTACTGTCACCACTGTCCGGATCTGATCAGTTGACAAACTCTCCTGTATCATATGAGCAACCTTAAGTTAGTTTTAGGGGGGACAGGCTCTCTCTTTAACTGCCCCCTCCGTCCTGCTCCACCTACAGGGAAGTGGAACGTCTGGGGACTCAGGTGAGGAAATCCACCCTGATCCAGCAGAAGTCCATCAAGAGCGAGTGGAAGTTGGCAAAGATCGCCTTCGTTGTCATTGTGGTGTATGTCCTCTCCTGGTCACCGTACGCCTGTGTCACGCTGATCTCCTGGGCCGGGTAAGACTGATTTCATAGACAAACAGATCTTCTAATACTAATGATACATTTTTAGATTGCATTTTTTATCTTGTAGATGTTCTCCATGCTACGTTGTAACAGGGACCGATTACTGTAGAAGTTATTGggttaaaatgcttttttcccATTGGTGACACTTCTACTGTGCATGCACAATTTTCCATGACGCCAGCTTCTTTGGTTTTTCTTTGAAGATGGGTGGATTGAGAGTTTACTTCCCTTTAGCCTCCTTCATCCAAAATAACCCTTTGACTCATGCTCAGACCCCGTTGGCTCACACAAAGCCATATCGAACCAAAGATTTTAGAGAGGGAATGAGTCCCAAAACTCTGAAACAAGTAAGCATTTTAACGCTTCCTGGTCcctctttcttgtgttttcttcttcgaCATAAAATGTGTTAGTACATACACCAAGTTTGAATGTGTATTAGAGTTATTACGTGTTGGAACATACATGAAAGCACACAACAACCTCCGAGCTATAGCGAGCTACACGCTACAAATGTCAAATAACTCTTATCCTTTTAGCTTACGGCACAAACGTAAACCAGCTAGCagttgttgtcttttcttttgcttgGATTTAGTCATTTTAATGCCAGGCCTAGCCTCCCCATATAGTATGTAAACCAAGTTTCCACTGACGCTATTTTGCAGCTGCACCGTCCGAGAAGATAGTGACTGGTTTAAAGACATGCAAACAAGCAATACGAGAATGAAATGACATTTCTCCAGCACTGACACAGTTCTTTGGAGACAGATCTGTCTGACTCTACATTTGTGAAGATTATCTCGCTGAACAGAATGTTTAGGTAAACAGATCtgattttctgcaataatccaataatttaaaaaatcccaTAGGCATATTTGTTGATGTGTGCTGGCAATGTGGATTTAAAACCTCCCCAAAATGGTGCTTAATGTGTCTTATATAACGCTGTGTCCCCTAGAGGCCACCGACCGCTGGATAAGTGACATACAACAGACGGTGAAGTTGCTCAGATGTCCTCTGCTTATCACAACATTTGCTGAACCACATGTCTCTTCTGGGAGATACGATGTAGGATGGGGTGTAGTTACATAACTTTGAAATCACATCTTTTCCCCTGCTCGTTCACAGGGGAAAAGGTAGCTTTGCACACACCCGCACGATCAGATGGACTTATCCACCCATCTGTGACAGATGGCACATTTTGGCTTATCCCTGACCCAATATGCCCCCTCGTTATATTACAAAATATAGAGAAACATATCTGGAACTTTGAGTCGTGACAGGCACTCGGTGTTTGTCACGCTACAAGATGAACATGACGAAAAGTTGTGATTTGCATTTCTCCGTCTCATTTCAGGTACTCCAACATCCTGTCGCCGTACTCCAAGGCTGTCCCTGCAATCATAGCAAAAGCCTCCACCATCTACAACCCTTTCATCTACGCCATCATCCACAACAAGTACAGGTGAATTATTCAAATCAGTGTCATTCCATCGTGCTGTCCTGGGAGCCGTCGTTCATCACATCCAGCTATTTAGTAATTAAAAAATGAAGTCtgtctctggttgtttgtctgTGGCTGCGTACTTCGTCAGGATGACTCTGGCAGAGAATATCCCCTGCCTTCGCTTTCTGTCTCCGGCTCCTCGAAAGGAAtgcatctcctcctccatcagtgagtCGTCTTTCAGGGACTCCATCATCAGCAGACAGTCCACGGCATCAAGGACTCACTTCATTACAGCCTCCAGTGATATGGTGATAtgttaaactgtattttcttACTTCATAAGACTCTTTAAAGACTCTAATCTGCAAAAAAATATCTACTTTTATTCCACTCTATCTATTTATCTTATATTTATACTTCTATATTTAAAGAGAAATGATCCAATTTACAGCACTTACATTACCTACAACTGATCATTTGTACCATGCTCTAAAATCCCTGTGTTCATTATATGTGTTCAATATATGTGCTTAGGCTCAGCCTAGTATCTTGCAAAGGCAGAATCATCTGTCCCAGCCCGGCTCAAAAACTGCCTTCTAGTGCAATTCAGACGGCGTTATGTTGGAGCCGGTATTCCGGACTTCCAATCTAAGTGCGTCCTGGTGCATTTGCTCAGCAGAAACATGAACGCCCGCATCAAACAGATGTTTATTCGGCGAGCCTGTGAACTTGAACACCAGCAACTACGGCAGCTGTTACATCAGATCAGCGCACTTAAAGAAGGAGACAGCAGCAGTCGGCTCGCTCCTCATGCTCGCAAAAAGACTTCTATTAAGCATAAAATCAACTgagtggagggaaaaaaattgCAACCACAAAGTTGTGGCAGCACGAATCCCAACACGAACACGACATAAAGTAAAACGTGATGAAAAGTGATGAATGCACATGACAGTTCATTGAGGTGGAATATGAGCACGATGTTGATGAGGTGTTGAGCGTCTGCGGCGTGGGGAAGGATTCTTTAGGGATCAACGGCTGGCAGACACCCAataagaaagagagggaaagacagaagaagagagggagaggccgGGGCGCGGGAAATGAAGCGCGGCGAGGTTTACACAGGCACATGACAGGAAGGGGAGAGACGGAgctgtggtcctgctcctgaactTCAGCTTAAGCTTTAATCCCCGTTTATGTCGGTGAAGTCGGGGGTTGGTGTGGCCGGAAATTTTCAACTGGGAATTCCAACTTGGACGACTCTGGGAAGCAAAAGACGACACGTttgcaaagaagaaaagagttcatttagagggggaaaaaaaacataaatcaacCAAAGTAACAACAGATTAAGCTGGCAGAAGGCTGCCTCTTGTCGACccggcacagagagagagagatgcagaaCAATTTGTTGGTTGAGCATACCGGGCCCAGGTGTAGCTCATTGGCTGACGACCCTCCATTCAGCACCTGCGACACAAAACGACCAGAGCAGCGAGGACGGACAGGCACGGACACAATAGTGCCTCGGTGCAGGGGTCGTCACAGCTGTAACAAAATATGTCTCAAAGAAAAGGATGCTCCGGTGGCTCACTATATGCCATCTGTCTCTCTACCCCCTTTCCTGTCATTTGAGCTGTTGGTGTCAAAGCACCAtgatgtaaaaagaaaatgtcaaccTTCCCAATCACTTCCTGCATGTGCGAAAATGTAAAGTTGAGTTCACAGTGAATTATTTCTTCGGTTCAGGTCAGGTCAGCTCACACTGGCTCTGTTCTGCCCTGCAGGTGTTTAAGGATGTAGAGATGGAACCTCTGGGCAAGAAGTCAGGTGATTCCTTCAAAAGCATGTCGTCGTACAGTCAGTCTTACAGAGGCATGTCCCGAAAGAAACGCTTGGAGCGGAGGACTGCCAACATCCGTACAGCAgagaaggtgagaaaaaaaatgtagtttttattatCGTGTGTGCTTGAAAGGTCGTTGAATCATGCTACTTTTATTTGCCTGCATGTTTTCATGCATTCGttagctttttgtttgtttctttctgtgtctttatgtcttttcttttaaattttttttttaacattgccAGCATCCGTCTGCCATGAATGCATCACCGTGCGCCTGTGAGAATGAACTGGTCTCCAGCTCTCTCACCATCGCCACTCTCCCCTTGCTAGTTCTTACCAGGAAGCGCAGCCAGAGTCTGACCAATGAGATTTCGGACGCGCGGGAGAAGAAAGGCGGCATCAGTAATAAGCTGAGCGGCCACAGGAGCGACTCTTTTGATTCCCTGAACTTTGGAAAGATCCCGTCCGCCGCTTCCCGGTCGCCTCAGAGTGTGCCGCGCATAATCGTCATCAGTCCCACGTCTGAAAGCAGCCTCATCAGCCACGACAGCGCCTGCTTGGAGGACAGTGTTGAGTCGATGGAGGGCAATGTTTTTGTCAGCCTGAACTTCTCATCAGAAGTCTTTGAGGCAGTGGAGCTGCTCTCTTGACCAGCTGGACCTGCTGGACAGTAAATACccctgtactgtactgtactgtactgaatattatttatt contains:
- the opn4xb gene encoding opsin 4xb isoform X2; this encodes MWSTESMEPEKAHTQSSFFNKVDVPDHAHYIVALFIFVIGTLGVTGNALVMFAFYSNKKLRNLPNYFIVNLAVSDFLMAFTQSPIFFINCLYKEWVFGEMGCKMYAFCGALFGITSMINLLAISIDRYVVITKPLQAIHWSSKRRTTLAILMVWLYSLAWSLAPLVGWSSYIPEGLMTSCTWDYVTYTLANRSYTMMLCCFVFFIPLGIIFYCYLFMFLAIRKTSREVERLGTQVRKSTLIQQKSIKSEWKLAKIAFVVIVVYVLSWSPYACVTLISWAGYSNILSPYSKAVPAIIAKASTIYNPFIYAIIHNKYRMTLAENIPCLRFLSPAPRKECISSSISESSFRDSIISRQSTASRTHFITASSDMVFKDVEMEPLGKKSGDSFKSMSSYSQSYRGMSRKKRLERRTANIRTAEKFLPGSAARV
- the opn4xb gene encoding opsin 4xb isoform X1; this encodes MWSTESMEPEKAHTQSSFFNKVDVPDHAHYIVALFIFVIGTLGVTGNALVMFAFYSNKKLRNLPNYFIVNLAVSDFLMAFTQSPIFFINCLYKEWVFGEMGCKMYAFCGALFGITSMINLLAISIDRYVVITKPLQAIHWSSKRRTTLAILMVWLYSLAWSLAPLVGWSSYIPEGLMTSCTWDYVTYTLANRSYTMMLCCFVFFIPLGIIFYCYLFMFLAIRKTSREVERLGTQVRKSTLIQQKSIKSEWKLAKIAFVVIVVYVLSWSPYACVTLISWAGYSNILSPYSKAVPAIIAKASTIYNPFIYAIIHNKYRMTLAENIPCLRFLSPAPRKECISSSISESSFRDSIISRQSTASRTHFITASSDMVFKDVEMEPLGKKSGDSFKSMSSYSQSYRGMSRKKRLERRTANIRTAEKHPSAMNASPCACENELVSSSLTIATLPLLVLTRKRSQSLTNEISDAREKKGGISNKLSGHRSDSFDSLNFGKIPSAASRSPQSVPRIIVISPTSESSLISHDSACLEDSVESMEGNVFVSLNFSSEVFEAVELLS